One genomic region from Mesorhizobium terrae encodes:
- a CDS encoding M81 family metallopeptidase: protein MSFRVLTAEFAHETNTFSVRKTNYEAFMVEGVLFGDDAIRARGEANTEIGGFLDIGRKYGWTIQHVLSTAAEPAGPVTRDAFDRIGGAIVQAAVERKGELDGILLGLHGAMVTDFSPDGEGELLARLRAVVGPNLPIAVTLDPHANVTARMCEHADILISFKTYPHIDMRDIARHAGEVLQRTMAGEIRPKTLLARRPMLEEANAGRTDIGPMVEWIARARAHEKTSGALAVSINGAFPNADIAEVGPTVLVTYDGDPARHQVFAEGIADEIWDNRFNVLNTFHTVTEAAEIARGYSGDHPLIIADYADNPGAGGYGDATALLGALLDAGIDNACFGPIVDPETANQLHRATVGDTVQLTLGGKTDPRFGGDPLEVTGKLLVISDGKLIGDGEQLGGLEFSFGPTAVVQIDGIAVLVVTEPSQMRDLQQFRAFGIDPARHRVVGLKSMQHFRAAFEPIAGKVIVCDSGALCTMDYARMPYRNVSRPIFPLDRDMAL from the coding sequence ATGAGCTTTCGTGTTCTAACCGCAGAATTCGCACATGAGACCAACACGTTCAGCGTGCGAAAGACCAATTACGAAGCCTTCATGGTCGAGGGCGTGCTGTTCGGCGACGACGCCATCCGCGCCCGGGGCGAGGCGAACACGGAGATCGGAGGCTTCCTCGACATCGGACGGAAATATGGCTGGACGATCCAGCACGTCCTCTCCACCGCCGCCGAGCCGGCGGGGCCGGTGACGCGCGACGCCTTCGACCGCATCGGCGGCGCCATCGTCCAGGCGGCGGTCGAGCGCAAGGGCGAGCTCGACGGCATCCTGCTCGGCCTGCACGGCGCGATGGTCACCGACTTTTCGCCAGACGGCGAAGGCGAATTGCTGGCGCGGTTGCGCGCTGTCGTCGGCCCGAATCTACCTATTGCCGTCACGCTCGACCCGCATGCCAATGTCACCGCCAGAATGTGCGAGCACGCCGACATCCTGATCTCGTTCAAGACCTATCCGCATATCGACATGCGCGACATCGCCCGCCACGCCGGCGAGGTGTTGCAACGCACGATGGCCGGCGAGATTCGCCCAAAAACGCTTCTCGCGCGTCGACCGATGCTGGAGGAGGCCAATGCCGGCCGTACCGACATCGGTCCGATGGTTGAGTGGATCGCCAGGGCACGCGCCCACGAGAAGACATCCGGCGCGCTCGCCGTCAGCATCAACGGCGCCTTCCCCAATGCCGACATCGCCGAAGTCGGCCCGACAGTGCTTGTCACCTATGACGGCGATCCGGCACGCCATCAGGTCTTCGCCGAAGGCATTGCCGACGAAATCTGGGACAACCGTTTCAACGTCCTCAACACCTTCCACACGGTAACGGAGGCTGCCGAGATCGCGCGCGGCTACAGCGGTGACCATCCGCTGATCATCGCCGACTACGCCGACAATCCCGGCGCCGGTGGTTATGGCGATGCGACGGCCCTGCTCGGTGCGTTGCTGGACGCCGGCATCGACAACGCCTGCTTCGGCCCGATCGTCGATCCGGAGACGGCCAACCAACTCCATCGCGCCACCGTCGGAGACACGGTCCAGCTGACACTTGGCGGCAAGACCGATCCGCGTTTCGGCGGCGATCCGCTCGAAGTCACCGGCAAGCTGCTTGTCATCAGCGACGGCAAGCTCATCGGCGACGGCGAACAGCTGGGTGGCCTCGAATTCAGCTTCGGCCCGACGGCCGTGGTGCAGATCGACGGCATTGCAGTGCTTGTCGTCACCGAACCGTCACAGATGCGCGACCTCCAGCAGTTCCGAGCCTTCGGCATCGATCCCGCCCGGCATCGCGTCGTCGGGCTCAAGTCGATGCAGCATTTCCGCGCTGCCTTCGAGCCCATCGCCGGCAAGGTGATCGTCTGCGACAGCGGCGCGCTCTGCACCATGGACTATGCGAGGATGCCCTATCGCAACGTCTCGCGCCCGATCTTCCCACTCGACCGCGACATGGCGCTTTGA
- a CDS encoding NAD(P)/FAD-dependent oxidoreductase, with amino-acid sequence MTEQQTCRADVLVLGAGIIGVSVALHLQQRGRSVILVDRRGAGEETSYGNAGLIERSSVVPYGAPRELTKLLRYAFNRSADVHFDWLHLPRIAPWLWRFWRESAPKRLARAAADMRPLIEQSVIEHEALMTAAGALPRLRKTGWIEGYRSERTFEQARTAAEALQPFGLNYAFLDRAELSRREPHLSDTLMGAVHWLDPATVADPGALVKAYAEHFVAQGRAFLHGDASRLRRDDNKWSIATEDGPIQAREVVVALGPWSGAVCRSLGYTVPLAMKRGYHVHFKTDADASLNHPVVDVDAGFLLAPMTRGIRLTTGVEFAPRDRRPNPVQLDNTEPLAREIFPLGQRIEPTPWMGSRPCLPDMRPVIGRGFRHKGLWFAFGHNHHGLTLGPVTGRLLAEMMTGTPTFTNPSPYALERFG; translated from the coding sequence ATGACGGAGCAGCAGACCTGTCGGGCCGACGTACTCGTGCTCGGCGCCGGCATCATCGGCGTGTCGGTTGCGCTGCACCTACAGCAGCGCGGCCGCTCCGTCATCCTTGTTGACCGTCGCGGCGCCGGCGAGGAAACGAGCTACGGCAATGCCGGCCTGATCGAACGCTCGAGCGTCGTTCCCTACGGCGCGCCGCGCGAACTGACGAAGCTGTTGCGCTACGCATTCAACCGTTCGGCAGACGTACATTTCGACTGGCTTCACCTGCCGCGCATCGCCCCCTGGCTGTGGCGTTTCTGGCGAGAGTCGGCACCGAAGCGCCTGGCGCGCGCCGCAGCCGACATGCGCCCGCTGATCGAGCAATCGGTGATCGAGCACGAAGCACTGATGACAGCGGCAGGCGCATTGCCGCGATTGCGCAAGACCGGCTGGATCGAAGGCTACCGAAGCGAACGCACCTTCGAACAAGCGCGAACCGCCGCCGAAGCCCTGCAACCATTCGGCCTCAACTACGCATTTCTCGACCGGGCAGAACTGAGCCGGCGCGAGCCACATCTCTCCGACACCCTAATGGGCGCTGTTCACTGGCTCGATCCCGCCACCGTCGCTGACCCCGGCGCGCTGGTGAAGGCTTATGCCGAGCACTTCGTCGCCCAAGGCCGCGCGTTCCTGCACGGAGATGCCAGCCGGCTGCGGCGGGACGACAATAAATGGAGCATCGCCACAGAGGATGGACCTATCCAGGCGCGCGAGGTGGTGGTGGCACTCGGGCCCTGGTCCGGCGCGGTCTGCCGTTCGCTCGGCTATACCGTCCCGCTTGCTATGAAGCGCGGCTACCACGTTCATTTCAAAACAGACGCCGACGCATCCCTCAATCATCCCGTCGTCGACGTCGATGCCGGTTTCCTGCTGGCGCCGATGACCCGGGGCATAAGGCTGACCACAGGCGTCGAATTCGCGCCGCGCGACCGGCGGCCGAACCCGGTCCAGCTCGACAATACCGAGCCGCTGGCACGCGAGATCTTCCCGCTCGGCCAGCGCATTGAACCGACCCCCTGGATGGGCTCGCGACCATGCCTGCCCGACATGCGACCAGTGATCGGACGCGGCTTTCGGCACAAAGGGCTGTGGTTCGCCTTCGGCCACAATCATCACGGCCTGACGCTCGGCCCGGTCACCGGACGCCTGCTTGCCGAGATGATGACCGGCACGCCGACATTCACCAATCCGTCCCCCTACGCCCTGGAGCGCTTCGGCTAG
- a CDS encoding sensor histidine kinase → MSVEPSTNESGARSGPAHGGGSRAVPLSRGLSAKLILLTIIFVLLAEVLIFLPSIADYRMRWLRERLNTAAAVSVVLIEGDPASLSRTAQDDLLMAIGAKAIAVRDGDVSRLLAVASMPPRVDEHIDVANTGMVAQLTGALNTLFFGGDRTLRVFGPVGENNREFELIMRDYRLRAAMLSFSRNIALIALLISVFSAMLVYAAVYRIMIRPVRAMTRSMLSFSEAPDDPSRIIHPAARADEIGVAERELSQMQERLQKMLAEQKHLADLGLAVSKINHDMRNVLASAQLLSDRLRQVKDASVQAFAPKLLRALDRAVSYTEGVLAYGRAQEAPPARRVLRLHQLVEEVHGLLDIGAGIEFENMVDTGFEVDADSDQLFRVLTNLARNAVQAMATDADGVLVRRLAVSAERMGGVCQILVTDTGPGLPPKARENLFVAFRGSARSGGTGLGLAIAQELVRAHGGRLELLESIGGRTVFSVTIPDQPVSLDRARRGLRRPA, encoded by the coding sequence ATGAGCGTCGAACCTTCCACCAATGAAAGCGGCGCGCGCTCCGGCCCGGCGCATGGCGGCGGCTCGCGCGCCGTACCGCTGTCGCGCGGACTTTCGGCCAAGCTCATCCTGCTCACGATCATCTTCGTGCTTCTGGCCGAAGTGCTGATTTTCCTGCCGTCGATCGCCGACTACCGAATGCGCTGGCTGCGCGAGCGCCTCAACACCGCGGCGGCGGTTTCAGTGGTGCTCATCGAAGGCGATCCGGCCTCGCTTTCGCGCACCGCCCAGGACGACCTGTTGATGGCAATCGGCGCGAAGGCGATCGCGGTGCGCGACGGCGACGTCTCGCGCCTGCTTGCCGTGGCCTCTATGCCGCCGCGTGTGGACGAGCACATCGATGTCGCCAATACCGGCATGGTCGCGCAGCTCACCGGCGCACTCAACACTTTGTTCTTCGGCGGCGATCGCACATTGCGCGTCTTCGGCCCGGTCGGCGAGAACAACCGCGAGTTCGAGCTGATCATGCGCGACTACCGCCTGCGCGCGGCCATGCTCTCCTTCTCGCGCAACATCGCCCTGATCGCGCTGCTGATCTCGGTGTTTTCCGCCATGCTGGTCTATGCCGCTGTCTACCGCATCATGATCCGCCCGGTGCGCGCCATGACGCGCTCGATGCTGTCCTTCTCGGAGGCTCCTGACGACCCGTCGCGCATCATCCATCCGGCCGCCCGCGCCGACGAGATCGGCGTCGCCGAGCGTGAACTGTCGCAGATGCAGGAACGGCTGCAAAAGATGCTGGCCGAGCAGAAACATCTGGCCGATCTCGGCCTCGCCGTGTCGAAGATCAACCACGACATGCGCAATGTTCTGGCTTCCGCGCAGCTCCTTTCCGACCGCCTGCGCCAGGTTAAGGACGCCAGCGTACAGGCCTTCGCGCCCAAGCTGCTCAGGGCGTTGGACCGCGCCGTCTCCTATACGGAGGGTGTGCTGGCCTATGGTCGCGCCCAAGAGGCGCCGCCGGCCCGCCGCGTATTGCGGCTGCATCAACTGGTGGAAGAAGTGCATGGCCTGCTCGACATCGGCGCCGGCATCGAGTTCGAAAACATGGTCGACACCGGTTTCGAGGTGGACGCCGATTCCGACCAGCTGTTCCGCGTGCTGACCAATCTGGCGCGCAACGCCGTCCAGGCCATGGCGACCGATGCCGACGGCGTCCTGGTGCGGCGGTTGGCCGTCTCGGCCGAGCGCATGGGCGGCGTCTGCCAGATCCTGGTCACCGATACCGGTCCGGGGCTACCGCCCAAGGCGCGCGAAAACCTGTTCGTCGCCTTCCGTGGCTCGGCGCGCAGCGGCGGTACCGGCCTCGGTCTGGCAATCGCGCAGGAACTCGTCCGCGCCCATGGCGGCAGGCTGGAGCTTCTTGAGAGCATCGGCGGCCGTACCGTCTTTTCGGTAACCATCCCCGACCAGCCGGTCAGTCTCGACCGTGCCCGTCGTGGCCTCAGGCGCCCGGCCTGA
- the rpmH gene encoding 50S ribosomal protein L34: MKRTYQPSKLVRKRRHGFRARMATKGGRGVVAARRNRGRKRLSA; encoded by the coding sequence ATGAAGCGCACCTACCAACCCTCCAAGCTCGTCCGCAAGCGTCGTCACGGCTTCCGTGCCCGCATGGCCACCAAGGGCGGCCGCGGCGTCGTCGCAGCCCGCCGCAATCGTGGCCGCAAGCGGTTGTCCGCCTGA